Proteins encoded by one window of Bos indicus x Bos taurus breed Angus x Brahman F1 hybrid chromosome 12, Bos_hybrid_MaternalHap_v2.0, whole genome shotgun sequence:
- the LOC113902117 gene encoding WAS/WASL-interacting protein family member 1-like: MKQRGAGWAEARHPGRTRGSGAQVLPGRPPGLASRGGASTAIRAAARKEAPGRRQPRAAAAVATAGSGAPRKALPGALRGSWSGQQGVGVESGRVVLGGNDPERRAGKGGGGGGGGPAVEAPRCAEPEEGDAERACLAPGGPANVTVSLAERSHPLTLRLTSTLAPKPAPPRNRGVPGIGPTFSEPAAAAAPSSRLRPLAPAGVGSRGPALPSPLGCPRRLHHIPPWSVAHARGRARGSGAQGFAYIARLLLAAHTVHGREGASEGGTGPSAVPAAAAAPEPSSAPPVPRRPPHWDPAAGVPAPSPPPPPPPLPPDQWVEGSRILLAISSLRVFAGAFSLFVLRMRRTIFIIWDSLSPTSLRGREGRNSVVLSLWRVPAARRLLKKKTPKTKKLREKSRLPSRAARRWPRGKLRGGL, encoded by the exons ATGAAGCAGCGTGGGGCCGGGTGGGCTGAAGCCCGGCACCCAGGCCGGACCCGCGGCTCCGGGGCGCAGGTGCTCCCAGGGCGGCCCCCAG GGCTCGCGAGTCGAGGCGGGGCGAGCACCGCGATCCGGGCGGCTGCGAGGAAAGAGGCGCCCGGACGCCGCCAGCCCCGGGCCGCCGCCGCGGTGGCGACCGCGGGTTCCGGGGCTCCCCGAAAGGCTCTCCCCGGCGCTCTCCGTGGTAGTTGGAGCGGGCAGCAGGGTGTGGGGGTAGAGTCGGGGCGGGTGGTGTTGGGGGGGAACGATCCGGAGCGGCGggctgggaagggagggggagggggcggcggaGGGCCGGCGGTCGAGGCGCCGCGCT gcgcGGAGCCCGAGGAGGGGGACGCCGAGCGGGCTTGCCTGGCCCCGGGCGGCCCAGCTAACGTGACGGTCAGCCTCGCCGAGCGCTCGCATCCGCTCACACTCAGGCTCACTAGCACACTCGCTCCCAAGCCCGCGCCACCGCGCAATCGCGGGGTCCCCGGCATC GGGCCAACTTTCTCCGAGCCAGCAGCGGCCGCCGCCCCCTCCAGCCGCCTCCGGCCCCTGGCACCCGCCGGCGTGGGTTCGCGCGGGccggccctcccctcccccctgggCTGTCCTCGCCGTCTTCACCACATTCCCCCCTGGTCAGTGGCGCACGCCCGGGGACGAGCCAGAGGGAGCGGGGCGCAGGGGTTTGCATACATCGCCCGCCTTCTTCTTGCAGCGCACACTGTACATGGTAGAGAGGGGGCGAGCGAAGGTGGCACCGGCCCCTCGGCTGTTCCCGCGGCGGCTGCGGCTCCGGAGCCGTCCTCCGCCCCCCCTGTGCCGCGGCGACCACCGCACTGGGATCCCGCCGCCGGTGTCCCCGCGCCgagcccgccgccgccgccgccgccgctgcccccTGATCAGTGGGTGGAAGGCTCCCGCATCCTCTTGGCCATTTCGTCGCTCCGGGTGTTTGCAGGGGCTTTTTCTCTATTCGTTCTCCGGATGCGGCGCACGATCTTCATTATTTGGGATTCTCTATCTCCGACATCCTTGAGGGGCCGGGAGGGCAGGAACAGCGTTGTTCTAAGCCTGTGGCGTGTCCCGGCAGCCCGGcggctcttaaaaaaaaaaacacccaaaaccaaaaaactcaGAGAAAAGTCGCGTCTTCCTTCCCGGGCGGCAAGGAGGTGGCCACGCGGTAAGCTTCGCGGGGGTCTCTGA
- the SLITRK5 gene encoding SLIT and NTRK-like protein 5 produces MHTCCPPVTLEQDLHRKMQSWMLQTLAFALTSLVLSCAETIDYYGEICDNACPCEEKDGILTVSCENRGIISLSEISPPRFPIYHLLLSGNLLSRLYPNEFVNYTGASILHLGSNVIQDIETGAFHGLRGLRRLHLNNNKLELLRDDTFLGLESLEYLQVDYNYISVIEPNAFGKLHLLQVLILNDNLLSSLPNNLFRFVPLTHLDLRGNRLKLLPYVGLLQHMDKVVELQLEENPWNCSCELISLKDWLDSISYSALVGDVVCETPFRLHGRDLDEVSKQELCPRKLISDYEMRPQTPLSTTGYLHTTPASVNSVATSSSAVYKPPLKPPKGTRQPNKPRVRPTSRQPSKDLGYGNYGPSIAYQTKSPVPLECPTACTCNLQISDLGLNVNCQERKIESIAELQPKPYNPKKMYLTENYIALVRRSDFLEATGLDLLHLGNNRISMIQDRAFGDLTNLRRLYLNGNRIERLSPELFYGLQSLQYLFLQYNLIREIQPGTFDPVPNLQLLFLNNNLLQTLPSGVFSGLTLLRLNLRSNHFTSLPVSRVLDQLTSLIQIDLHDNPWDCTCDVVGMKLWVEQLKAGVLVDEVICKAPKKFAETDMRSIKSELLCPDYSDVVVSTPAPSSIQVPARTSAVTPAVRLNATGAPAGLGAGGGAASSVPLSVLILSLLLVFIMSVFVAAGLFVLVVKRRKKHQSDHASTHNSDVSSFNMQYSVYGGGGGGGGGSGGAGVHPHAHAQHRAPALPKVKTPAGHVYEYIPHPLGHMCKNPIYRSREGNSVEDYKDLHELKVTYSSSNHHLQPPPQPQPPPPVQLQPAGEDERRESHHLRSPAYSVSTIEPREDLLSPVQDADRFYRGILEPDKHCATTPAGNSLPEYPKFPCSPAAYTFSPNYDLRRPHQYLHPGAGDSRLREPVLYSPPSAVFVEPNRNEYLELKAKLNVEPDYLEVLEKQTTFSQF; encoded by the coding sequence ATGCACACGTGCTGCCCCCCAGTAACTTTGGAACAGGATCTTCACAGAAAAATGCAGAGCTGGATGCTGCAGACTCTAGCGTTTGCTCTAACATCTCTCGTCCTTTCGTGTGCAGAAACCATCGATTATTATGGGGAAATTTGTGACAATGCATGTCCTTGTGAGGAAAAGGACGGCATTTTAACTGTGAGCTGTGAAAATCGGGGGATCATCAGCCTTTCAGAAATTAGCCCTCCCCGTTTCCCAATCTACCACCTCTTGTTGTCTGGAAACCTTTTGAGTCGTCTCTATCCCAATGAGTTTGTCAATTACACTGGGGCTTCGATTTTGCATCTGGGGAGCAATGTAATCCAGGACATTGAGACCGGGGCTTTCCACGGGCTGCGGGGTTTAAGGAGATTGCATCTGAACAATAATAAACTGGAACTTCTGCGTGATGATACCTTCCTTGGCTTGGAGAGCCTGGAGTACCTACAGGTCGATTACAATTACATCAGTGTCATTGAACCCAACGCTTTTGGGAAACTGCATTTGTTGCAGGTGCTTATCCTCAATGACAATCTCTTGTCCAGTTTACCCAACAACCTTTTCCGTTTTGTGCCGTTAACGCACTTGGACCTGCGGGGGAACCGGCTGAAACTTCTGCCCTACGTGGGGCTCTTGCAGCATATGGATAAAGTCGTGGAGTTACAACTGGAGGAAAACCCCTGGAATTGCTCCTGTGAGCTGATCTCCCTGAAGGATTGGTTAGACAGCATCTCCTACTCCGCCCTGGTGGGGGATGTGGTTTGTGAGACCCCCTTCCGCTTACACGGCCGGGACTTGGACGAAGTGTCCAAGCAGGAACTCTGCCCAAGGAAACTTATTTCGGACTATGAGATGAGGCCGCAGACGCCTCTGAGCACCACGGGGTACTTACATACCACCCCGGCCTCGGTGAATTCCGTGGCCACTTCTTCCTCTGCTGTTTACAAACCCCCCTTGAAGCCCCCTAAGGGGACTCGCCAACCCAATAAGCCCAGGGTGCGCCCCACCTCTAGGCAGCCCTCCAAGGACCTGGGCTATGGCAACTATGGCCCCAGTATCGCCTACCAGACCAAATCTCCGGTGCCTTTGGAGTGTCCCACCGCGTGCACTTGCAACCTGCAAATCTCCGATCTGGGCCTCAACGTCAACTGCCAGGAGCGCAAGATCGAGAGCATCGCAGAGCTGCAGCCCAAGCCCTACAACCCCAAGAAAATGTATCTGACGGAGAACTACATCGCCCTGGTGCGCAGGAGTGACTTCCTGGAGGCCACGGGGCTGGACCTCCTCCACCTGGGCAACAACCGCATCTCCATGATCCAGGACCGCGCCTTCGGGGACCTCACCAACCTGAGGCGCCTCTAcctaaatggcaacaggatcgaGCGGCTGAGCCCGGAGCTGTTCTACGGCCTGCAGAGCCTGCAGTATCTCTTCCTCCAATACAACCTCATCCGCGAGATTCAACCTGGGACTTTCGACCCGGTCCCAAACCTCCAGCTGCTATTCTTGAACAACAACCTCCTGCAGACCTTGCCCTCAGGCGTCTTctcaggcctgactctcctgAGGCTCAACCTCAGGAGTAACCACTTCACCTCCTTGCCGGTGAGCAGAGTCCTGGACCAGCTGACGTCACTCATCCAAATCGACCTGCACGACAACCCTTGGGATTGTACCTGCGACGTGGTGGGCATGAAGCTGTGGGTGGAGCAGCTCAAAGCGGGCGTCCTGGTGGACGAGGTCATCTGCAAGGCGCCCAAGAAGTTCGCCGAGACGGATATGCGCTCCATTAAGTCGGAGCTGCTGTGCCCTGACTACTCGGACGTGGTGGTGTCCACGCCCGCGCCCTCGTCCATCCAGGTCCCCGCGAGGACCAGCGCGGTGACCCCTGCCGTGCGTCTGAACGCCACCGGGGCGCCCGCGGGCTTGGGCGCGGGCGGAGGCGCCGCGTCGTCGGTGCCCTTGTCGGTGCTGATCCTCAGCCTGCTGCTGGTTTTCATCATGTCGGTTTTCGTGGCTGCGGGGCTCTTCGTGCTCGTCGTGAAGCGCCGGAAGAAGCACCAGAGCGACCACGCCAGCACACACAACTCCGACGTGAGCTCCTTCAACATGCAGTACAGCGTgtacggcggcggcggcggaggcggcggcggcagcggcggcgcgGGGGTCCACCCGCACGCGCACGCGCAGCACCGCGCGCCGGCGCTGCCCAAGGTGAAGACGCCCGCGGGCCACGTGTACGAGTACATCCCCCACCCCTTGGGCCACATGTGCAAAAACCCCATCTACCGCTCGCGGGAGGGCAACTCCGTGGAGGATTACAAAGACCTGCACGAGCTCAAGGTCACctacagcagcagcaaccaccacCTGCAGCCGCCGCCGCAGCCGCAGCCCCCGCCCCCGGTGCAGCTGCAGCCGGCGGGGGAGGACGAGAGGCGGGAAAGTCACCACTTGCGGAGCCCCGCCTATAGCGTCAGCACCATCGAGCCCCGGGAGGACCTGCTCTCGCCGGTGCAGGACGCCGATCGCTTTTACAGGGGCATTTTAGAACCAGACAAACACTGCGCCACCACCCCCGCCGGCAACAGCCTCCCGGAATACCCGAAATTCCCGTGCAGTCCGGCTGCTTACACCTTCTCCCCCAACTATGACCTGAGACGCCCCCATCAGTATTTGCACCCGGGGGCGGGGGACAGCAGGCTGAGGGAACCGGTGCTCTACAGCCCCCCCAGTGCTGTCTTTGTAGAACCCAACCGGAACGAGTATCTGGAGCTAAAAGCTAAACTAAACGTTGAGCCGGACTACCTCGAAGTGCTGGAAAAACAGACCACCTTTAGCCAGttctaa